The proteins below come from a single Hemibagrus wyckioides isolate EC202008001 linkage group LG22, SWU_Hwy_1.0, whole genome shotgun sequence genomic window:
- the vps33a gene encoding vacuolar protein sorting-associated protein 33A: MASHLSYGRVNLNILREAARKELREFLDKCAGSKAIVWDEYLTGPFGLIAQYSLLKEHEVEKMFTLKAGRVPPADVKNIIFFVRPRLELMDIIAENVMSEDKLQPQREFHILFVPRRSLLCEQRLKEQGVLNAFTNIDEYILDLIPYDGDLLSMESESAFRECYLENDQTSLYHTAKGLMTLQALYGTIPQIFGKGECARHVANMMLRMKREFAGTQNQILPVFDTLLLLDRNVDLLTPLATQLTYEGLIDEIYGITNGYVKLPPEKFAQKKAGEGGKDLPTEPKKLQLNSAEELYAEIRDKNFNAVGAALSKKAKIISAAFEERHNAKTVGEIKQFVSQLPHMQAARTSLANHTSIAELIKDITTSEVFFDNLTVEQEFMTGVDTDKINTYIEDSIAQKDPLIKILRLVCMQSICNNGLKQKVLDFYKREILQTYGYEHILTLNNLEKVGLLKPQITTRNNYPTIRKTLKLWMEDANEQNPNDISYVYSGYAPLSVRLTQVLARPGWRSIEEVLKMLPGPHFEERQQLPPGLHKKRQQGENRTTLVFFLGGVTYAEIAALRFLSQMEDGGTEYIIATTKLINGTSWIKSLMDRPEAHTP; encoded by the exons ATGGCTTCTCACTTGTCTTATGGTCGAGTCAATCTCAATATTCTGAGGGAAGCTGCAAGGAAGGAGCTTCGCGAATTTCTGGACAAATGCGCAGGAAGCAAG GCCATTGTATGGGACGAGTACCTTACCGGACCGTTTGGATTAATAGCTCAGTATTCATTGTTGAAG GAACATGAAGTGGAAAAGATGTTTACACTCAAAGCGGGGCGCGTGCCACCAGCTGACGTCAAAAACATCATCTTCTTTGTCCGTCCAAGGCTGGAGTTGATGGACATTATTGCAGAGAATGTAATGAG TGAGGACAAGTTACAGCCACAGCGCGAGTTCCACATACTGTTCGTCCCTCGGCGCAGTCTGCTGTGTGAGCAGCGCCTAAAGGAGCAAGGCGTCCTCAATGCCTTCACTAACATTGACGAGTACATTCTGGACCTCATCCCTTACGACGGAGACCTGCTGTCCATGGAGTCTGAAAGTGCGTTCAGG GAATGTTATCTTGAGAATGATCAGACGAGCCTGTATCACACCGCTAAGGGTTTGATGACTCTGCAGGCACTGTATGGAACTATCCCGCAGATCTTTGGCAAAGGAGAATGTGCAAGG catGTAGCGAACATGATGCTGAGGATGAAGAGGGAGTTTGCTGGCACTCAGAATCAAATCCTGCCTGTGTTCGATACGCTCTTGTTATTGGACCGAAACGTGGACCTGCTCACACCACTAGCCACACAGCTCACCTACGAAGGTCTCATCGATGAGATCTATGGCATCACTAACG GTTATGTGAAGCTCCCCCCTGAGAAATTTGCCCAGAAGAAGGCAGGTGAAGGAGGTAAAGATCTGCCCACCGAGCCCAAGAAGTTACAGCTCAACTCTGCAGAGGAGCTCTACGCTGAAATCCGTGACAAGAACTTCAACGCTGTGGGCGCAGCACTTAGCAAGAAAGCCAAGATCATCTCTGCCGCATTTGAA GAGCGCCACAACGCCAAGACAGTCGGAGAGATTAAAcagtttgtatctcagctgcctCACATGCAGGCTGCTCGCACCTCACTGGCCAATCACACGTCCATTGCTGAGCTCATCAAAGACATCACCA CCTCAGAAGTTTTTTTTGATAACTTGACAGTGGAACAAGAGTTTATGACCGGAGTGGATACAGACAAG ATTAATACTTACATAGAGGACAGCATAGCACAGAAGGACCCGCTTATCAAGATCCTCCGGCTGGTCTGCATGCAGTCCATCTGCAATAATGGCCTGAAACAGAAAGTCCTTGATTTTTACAAGAGAGAAATCCTCCAG ACGTACGGATACGAGCACATTCTGACCCTCAACAACTTGGAGAAGGTCGGATTGCTCAAGCCTCAGATCACCACGAGGAACAACTATCCCACCATCAGAAAAACACTCAAGCTTTGGATGGAGGATGCAAACGAACAG AACCCCAACGACATCTCCTACGTGTACAGCGGTTACGCTCCTCTCAGCGTGAGGCTGACTCAGGTTCTGGCTCGGCCGGGCTGGAGAAGCATTGAGGAGGTGCTGAAAATGCTGCCTGGGCCACACTTTGAGGAGAGACAGCAGCTTCCCCCTGGTCTCCATAAGAAAC GTCAGCAGGGAGAGAACAGGACAACACTGGTGTTCTTCCTCGGTGGTGTAACGTATGCAGAAATCGCCGCACTCCGCTTCCTGTCTCAGATGGAAGACGGTGGGACGGAGTACATCATCGCCACCACCAAACTCATCAACGGCACCAGCTGGATAAAATCTCTAATGGACCGTCCGGAAGCGCATACACCCTGA